The Oncorhynchus mykiss isolate Arlee chromosome 20, USDA_OmykA_1.1, whole genome shotgun sequence genome includes a region encoding these proteins:
- the LOC110498796 gene encoding leucine-rich repeat-containing protein 4B, with amino-acid sequence MHVVMMTSPSTPSPLLWFVQLLLWLHHHGPQLTEAVPPCPNPCSCSNQASRVICTRKSLEDVPDSISVNTRYLNLQENTIQVIKSDTFKHLRHLEILQLSKNHIRQIEVGAFNGLPNLNTLELFDNRLTLVPSQAFEYLSKLRELWLRNNPIETLPAYAFHRVPSLRRLDLGELRKLDYISEAAFEGLVNLRFLNLGMCGLKDIPNLTPLVRLEELELSGNQLGIVRPGSFQGLVSLRKLWLMHSKVTVIERNAFDDLKNLEELNLSHNSLHSLPHDLFTPLHQLERVHLNHNPWVCNCDVLWLSWWLKETVPSNTTCCARCHAPPVLKGRYIGELDQSHFTCYAPVIVEPPTDLNVTEGMAAELKCRTGTSMTSVNWLTPNGTLMTHGSYRVRISVLHDGTLNFTNVTVQDTGQYTCMVTNSAGNTTATAVLNVSSSDSSNPYSFFTTVTVETVETNNGEDAGRQYINETYVPPDYLGPTFSGGVLGKGRAGFTISPSRSSLHSFSPRATRNTENTVTVSIMDVTNITGLDDVMKTTKIIIGCFVAITFMAAVMLVVFYKLRKQHQLHKHHGPTRAIEIINVEDEIGAGAGSGISGGSTMQSGCGGDGTLRMHHPEIVNLPNIGRSEHLNHYYKANHFNNNVMGLSIGTGAGVGTLSNKNNMSPLNQQGQDIPISCTQVPIPSATFQTMSGNGTNTNPLSVSPPLPMSLPMPPMGLHGSIKGFMGQNQNPQMEPLLFKGNSKENVQETQI; translated from the exons ATGCATGTTGTCATGATGACcagcccctccaccccctcccccctcctctggtTCGTCCAGCTTTTGCTGTGGCTTCACCACCATGGACCTCAGCTAACAGAGGCAGTACCCCCATGTCCCAACCCCTGTAGCTGTTCCAATCAGGCAAGCCGTGTCATCTGTACAAGGAAGAGTTTAGAGGACGTACCGGACAGTATATCTGTGAACACAAGATACCTCAACTTACAAGAGAACACGATTCAG GTGATAAAGTCAGACACGTTCAAGCACCTGCGGCATTTGGAAATACTGCAGCTCTCCAAGAATCACATCCGACAGATTGAGGTGGGCGCGTTCAATGGCCTGCCAAACCTCAACACCCTTGAGCTCTTTGACAATCGCCTCACGCTGGTACCATCGCAGGCCTTTGAGTACCTCAGCAAGCTGCGGGAGCTCTGGCTACGGAACAACCCTATCGAGACACTGCCAGCGTACGCCTTTCACCGCGTTCCCTCCCTGCGCCGGCTCGACCTGGGCGAACTCAGAAAGCTGGACTACATCTCTGAGGCCGCCTTTGAGGGCCTGGTCAACTTGCGCTTCCTGAACCTGGGCATGTGCGGCCTGAAGGACATCCCCAACCTCACACCCTTGGTCAGACTTGAGGAGCTGGAGCTGTCAGGAAACCAGCTGGGGATCGTCAGGCCGGGCTCCTTCCAGGGCCTGGTGTCACTGCGCAAGCTGTGGCTCATGCACTCCAAGGTGACGGTCATTGAGCGCAATGCCTTCGACGACCTGAAGAACCTGGAGGAGCTCAATCTGTCCCACAACTCTCTGCATTCACTGCCCCACGACCTCTTCACCCCGCTGCACCAGTTGGAGCGGGTGCACCTCAACCACAACCCCTGGGTGTGCAACTGCGATGTCCTGTGGCTCAGTTGGTGGCTCAAGGAGACAGTGCCCAGTAACACCACATGCTGTGCCCGTTGCCACGCGCCCCCAGTCCTGAAGGGCCGCTACATCGGTGAGCTGGACCAGAGCCACTTCACATGCTACGCTCCCGTCATCGTAGAGCCACCCACCGACCTCAATGTCACAGAGGGTATGGCCGCGGAGCTGAAGTGTCGCACTGGCACCTCCATGACATCTGTCAACTGGctcaccccaaatggcaccctcatGACCCATGGATCGTATCGCGTCAGGATCTCAGTCCTTCACGACGGAACCCTGAATTTCACCAACGTTACTGTGCAGGACACGGGCCAATACACGTGCATGGTGACCAACTCCGCAGGCAACACCACGGCGACTGCAGTGCTCAACGTGTCCTCATCCGACTCCAGCAACCCCTACAGCTTCTTCACCACCGTCACTGTTGAAACCGTGGAAACAAACAATGGTGAGGATGCTGGGAGGCAGTACATCAACGAAACCTACGTACCACCAGATTACCTGGGTCCCACTTTTTCAGGAGGGGTACTGGGTAAAGGCAGGGCTGGATTCACCATATCTCCATCTCGCTCTTCTCTCCACTCTTTCTCCCCGCGTGCCACCAGAAACACTGAAAATACAGTCACAGTGTCGATAATGGATGTCACAAACATTACTGGCCTGGACGACGTGATGAAGACCACCAAGATCATTATTGGCTGCTTTGTGGCCATCACCTTCATGGCAGCCGTGATGCTTGTGGTCTTCTACAAGCTGAGGAAACAGCACCAGCTGCACAAGCACCATGGCCCCACCCGCGCTATTGAGATCATCAACGTGGAAGACGAGATTGGTGCCGGGGCCGGGAGCGGCATCTCAGGGGGATCGACCATGCAATCTGGGTGCGGAGGAGACGGAACATTGAGGATGCATCACCCGGAAATAGTCAACCTTCCCAACATTGGGCGATCAGAGCATCTTAACCATTACTACAAGGCCAATCATTTCAACAACAATGTGATGGGTCTGAGCATTGGGACAGGGGCAGGAGTCGGTACTCTAAGCAACAAGAACAATATGTCTCCACTTAACCAGCAAGGCCAGGATATCCCAATCTCCTGTACACAGGTTCCAATCCCCTCCGCCACTTTCCAGACCATGTCTGGAAATGGCACCAACACCAACCCTCTTTCTGTTTCCCCACCTCTGCCAATGTCCCTCCCCATGCCCCCCATGGGATTACATGGATCGATCAAGGGTTTCATGGGCCAGAACCagaacccacaaatggaacctcTTCTGTTCAAGGGAAACTCAAAGGAAAACGTTCAAGAGACTCAAATTTGA